The sequence GCGCGGCGTGCTCGGCGTCCGCACGGGCTCCGACCGCTACCCGGGCGCGGCCGTGCTCGGCGTGGAGGCCGCGGCGCGCACGGGCGTCGGCATGATCCGCTACCTCGGCCCCGCGGGCGCCTCCGCGTCGGTGCTCGCGCGGCGGCCGGAGGCGGTCACGGCCGACGGGCGCGTGCAGGCGTGGCTCGTCGGATCCGGCATGGACCAGGCGCACCGCGACGACGCCGCGACCGACGCGATCGCGGACGCGCTGGGGCAGGGCCTGCCGTCGGTCGTCGACGCGGGCGCGCTCGACCTCGTGGGACGCGCGACCGGGCCGGTCGTCGTCACGCCGCACTTCCGCGAGCTGTCGCGGCTGCTGGACGGCGCGGGGATCCACGTCCCGGCGGAGGGCATCGCCGCGGATGCGCCGGAGTGGGCGGAGCGCGCGGCACGGGAGCTCGGCGTGTGCGTGCTGCTCAAGGGCGCGACGACGCTGGTCGTCGGCGGCGGGACGCGCATCGCGGTGCGCGCCGGGACGCCGTGGCTCGCGACGGCGGGGTCGGGCGACGTGCTGGGCGGCGTGCTCGGCGCGCTGCTCGCCGGGGCGTCCGCCCGGGTGGCCGACGCGGCGGATCCGCTCGCCGAGGTCGCGCGCGTCGCGGCCGCCGCGGCCTGGCTGCACGGCCGCGCGGGCGGCCTCGCGTCCGGCGGCGGACCGATCACGGCCCTCGACGTCGCTGAGGCGATGCCGAGGGCCGTGCGGGAGACGCTGGAAGGTGGCCTGGAAGGCTAGGCCTTCGCCACGTCGAGCGAGAACTCGACCGAGCCGTGGTCCTCCACGGTCACGAAGCCGAGGCTCGGCGCCTGCACGCCGAAGTCCTGGAACGTGATCGGGATGGAGCCCACGATCTGGCCGCCGTCGGACGTGAAGGACGCCTGCATCGTCGCGGTCACGCTCTTCGTCA is a genomic window of Clavibacter capsici containing:
- a CDS encoding ADP-dependent NAD(P)H-hydrate dehydratase, whose translation is MSDARDDQVPEGWIRQDEERTRQAIRLPRDDDDKYTRGVLGVRTGSDRYPGAAVLGVEAAARTGVGMIRYLGPAGASASVLARRPEAVTADGRVQAWLVGSGMDQAHRDDAATDAIADALGQGLPSVVDAGALDLVGRATGPVVVTPHFRELSRLLDGAGIHVPAEGIAADAPEWAERAARELGVCVLLKGATTLVVGGGTRIAVRAGTPWLATAGSGDVLGGVLGALLAGASARVADAADPLAEVARVAAAAAWLHGRAGGLASGGGPITALDVAEAMPRAVRETLEGGLEG